The nucleotide window AGTGGTAAACATATAGCAAGAACCATGAGAGCTGCTTTTGAACAAATGCTTGTTAGCCATTTTGAACTAGGAGATTGCGTTGTTGATTATTTGTTTGAGAGATATCCCTACCATTTGGCTTGTCATTTGTTGATTCAAAAAGATAAGTTCTTCCACATTGTCCTATCTCTAAGAAACAAATGACAAAGAGTGAATGAGACAACAAGATTCGTGCACACTAGAATAGTAGTAAGCTGTTAAAGATATCtatgtttaatttatgtttatttttttttttttccatacttattATGCAACATCTGTTTACTTTACTTGTTCATTAGTACTAATATATAAATCAAAGAACTTTGTAATTCATGTTTTCTCCGATGTTGATGAATGAATCAGAAAATTATGTAACCTTTCTATATATTTATAGTCGTAGGAGATAGATAATTCAAGTGTAAATGAACTTTCGGGTGTCAGGTTTCGGATCGAATGTCGGGATCAAATCTTGAGTCAGTCGTCGAGGTCGTCTTCACGTTCGAGTGTtatttactttgggctcaaatatGCTAAAAATCGGATTGAATCATGACctgcttaatctcaataattttaacatattgcTATTTACCTTTTATAACCACAattgaatttcaactcaagaaaataatattttttaaaaaaaaagctacaataaatagataaatcctaaaagatataaaatagataataatCCATACCTTCAATATGAGAACATACATTATTACATTAtatcaatgcaaataaagagtctACGAGTTGATCATTGGAGATtaaattgggctcaattgaagattcttttaaaatgggttACATATTGAATGAGTTAAGATtgacccaattcaaattatcttgagcccaatCTGTAAAATTATGAATAGattgattatttatatttcGGATCATATGGCATTTCTAGGTCCTTGGTATGATACTTTTCCTATCAGAACAACTTCCAAGTAATAtgttagtaatattttcttctattgATAATTTGTTAATGCTATTTTGTAAGTTCGCTTAGTAATTGATAAAAATTTACTTTTGCAAAATGATGCTACTAATAATATCAAATGACTAATTAACCTGTGTATTATTATGTTACATATGATGTATGCGTAAAAAGTCAATTAAGGGCATTAATTTTGGATCATTTGTCTATAGTAATATATACCAGGCAGCAGTacatctatagtctagcttaccTAATGCTATCAACCCATTGAAACAAGTTTAATTATCCAATTAATATGATTCATGCTAGCATATTTCTAGAAAAACCTTTACTACTAGCAAACAATTCCCAATTCGATAAATAGTGTTTCAATTGCTTAAGTTGATCTTTGAATTGACAaaatacaagtttatattttaaaaaaaactaacatttacttttcttgtaattttaaaaagagcGAATAACTAGTGACTTAAATATACTATAGGGTGAATTTTATCATTCATTTGACCAGAATTTAGCCAAAAATGAAAGTCTATAATAatcttatttcaatttttgcATTTATTCCCTCAATACTTTTCCCTCCAAAACAAAATTAACATTTTTCTATTTCCAAAATTCCTTAAActactaaaatacaaaatctTTGGCTGctagagctgtcaaaatgggcAGACCCAACCCAACACAACCCAACTGTAACGGGCTAGAGAGTTAAATGAGTTGGGATGGGCTGATCCTTTTAATTAAATGGCCTATAAAATAGCAATTCAACTCAGCCCTAGCGGGCCACGGGTTGGCCcttcaaacaaaaaatggacAACATTTCTCTCTTAGAAAGAGTACGAACGTTGATGTCTGATGAACACGACATCAATACATACAGAAATTCATTCACGAATTACACATGCTTtttacaaaacaaaaacataatagCCAAGATACAACATTCATAAGATTCATCCGAGCAAAAAACATTACACGATCACTATTTTCATAAACAAGACAATAAAGGAGAAGTGGAAAATTAGgcataaaaacaaaagtaaaagagGTCAAAGATTCATAGTTATAATGAAGTAATGAAGTTGggttaataagaaaatttagtgGGCTAATGGCCCTAAAATGTAAAAGATATGTAAAGAAGTtagtcttgattttatattgataatttaaaaatatttattgacaaaatcttaacaaataaaacactacttaaaatatatataataaatatttttaaaattcactgCCCACGAGCTGACCTCTGAGGCTTGCGGGTTGGGCCTACGAGGTTAGCGGGCCAAATGAGGCTGGACTAAAAAACCTCGTTCCTAAAGGAGCTGAAAAATTAAACTCAACCCCATATAATTCAAGAGTTGGGTTCGACCGGCCTAACGGGTCaagcccattttgacagctctatTGGCTGCCtaggaaaatgaaaaatgtttttgtgtatgtattgttcatttgatttatttttaaaaataaatatttttcagttaattaaaaaaagttgtaCGCTTtcgttaaaaaatatttttgtaatttcatttttatacattaatatttttttcattaatatacCATACAAATTATGTTCTACATATACATAACCTACGCACCCTCCCCTAGCCCTTCCCCGAACTCAATTATGTTTATAATGTATCAACGCATacctttgaaaaattatttttttctcttaaaattatttttttattgaagaagACAATTAAATTTCTCATTAATAATGACTacaaatgattattttatctaCTTAAGATTatactcaattattttgtaatacaaatttagtaaaaatgtaGTAATTAAGgtagatttaaaaaattataattgaatttttctttaaatatattcaacaaaatagATTAGTCTATATAACGTatgtttttcaaaagaaaaaaataatgcaattttgaaagttaaatatttattaaaaaaattgatgataaGACATTTATAACTATGCCATgaataacaaattaattttatatattataagcATTCCAAACAAGAATTAACATTCataaaaattggtaaaattattTCACTAATTTTAACCATGAATAAAAAATACAGTTACTCCAATATACTAATTAAGAGGatgtttcaaaataaataaataaaagatcacTCAATACCTAATTATCAtaataatactttaaaataaatatatttttgtgtagGATACTATATTACAATATGTTTAATGTATGTAAATAAAGTATAACATAATTAGgatatacatttttaaaaacttaattttcatttaatattgaATTTTCTATCCAAGGAGACAATTAAAAttcatgttaaaaataaatataagtagATTATTCTCcaattaaaaattatactaattacTCCAAATGACTAACATACATGTGTATGATCTTGTTATCGCAGAAAACCAAAAGAGCATTAATTTTGGATCATTCgtctataatatttatttatatatcaagtaaaagtcaataatatctatagtctagcttatcCTAATGCTATCAATCTATTGAACCACGTTTTAATATCCAAGTACATTACTATGATTCATGCTAGAATTTCCCTAGTGAATTTTATATTTGCAAGCAACTCTCAATTCGATAAATAGGGTCTTAATTGCTTAAGTTGATCTTTTAATGGACAAAATACACTATTCACATTTAAAATCCACcattttttcttgtaattttaaGAGGGAAAATTAAGCGgttaagcaaacatatactagttaattagttaacataaCTATATTTTGCATTAATTACGATTAAAAACTTACTTCTAGCTATAATTACACTTCTCTCTCCCGCTTCTTgcctctcttcctctctctcgAATCTCACTCGCTTCTCTCCTCTTTGTTAGTCATCTCTCATCGCCTCTCTCCTCTTATCAGTCTCTTTCTCGATTCTCTTCTGTCAatctctctctcactttataaaAACAcgaatgtataatttgtgtttgtgtttgtataaagcgagataGACtggatatacaaatacagatacATATCTCTCCGccctatacacttatgattatgcACATACAAATCTTCCCCTgccagttctcttttgtctttctctctctcgctttatacaaacacaaaattaTCGCGATCTCAAAGATGAAGCAAATTGTTTCATATCAGGCGTTCCAGGTTCCTTTTATGAACGGCTATTTCCTAGCAAAAGCTTGCACTTGGTTCACTCTTCTTCTTGTCTTCATTGGCTCTCTCAGGTAACAATCTTGTTAATCATATATTACAAAGGGAAATCAAAGAATAAACTCTTCAATACACACTGAAACATGTAGGCTCCTGAAAAGATtgagaacaacaacaacatatacaTAACAAGGACAAGTCCTCCTCAAGTTTTTGAAGCATACATGAAGCAATTTGACAAGGATTTCTCAAGGTTTTTGCAAGTACGCTCCGAGGAAATAGTAACTGGTGGACACATGGTTTTGACATTTGTGGGAAGGAGCATTACTGATCCATATGGAGGTCACTTTGCCTTGCTGGATCTTCTATCAAAGTCACTCATTGATTTAATACATGAGGTCCACTATTTCACTTCGGCTAACATCTTGCTTTCTTCCAATAATTCGTTAGAGTGCTTAACTAAAGTATATTGATAATGCAAAAACAAAATTCTACATTATCGAGTCATTTAGAGGGTAACAAACTATTATAGTCATGATTTTTGTTTACACTAACAATTTTGGTAAAAACTCTAACAAATTATATTTGTCATGAATTGGTATTGGTAACCTAGAAAATAGGGGGAATGATCTGCTACAAAAAGGGACAACACAGTGCACTAAGTTCCCACTATGCGCTGGGTTCAGCTACTAATAGtgtattaaattaaactatatataatCTATGTTCTTGATATGGCCTGCAGGGACTTATTGAACAGGCAAAACTAGACTCCTTTAATCTTCCTTTTTACACACCATACAAGGATGAAGttgaaaaaattgttcaaatggAAGGTTCATTTGATGTTGATACCATAAAGTTTTTCCAAGTGGACTGGGATGAGAGGGACAACGATGATGATGTTTGTTTCGATGCGTATAGCCGTGGTAAACATATAGCAAGAAGTATGAGAGCTGTTTTAGAACAAA belongs to Solanum stenotomum isolate F172 chromosome 1, ASM1918654v1, whole genome shotgun sequence and includes:
- the LOC125862721 gene encoding benzoate carboxyl methyltransferase-like, giving the protein YRDLKDEANCFISGVPGSFYERLFPSKSLHLVHSSSCLHWLSQAPEKIENNNNIYITRTSPPQVFEAYMKQFDKDFSRFLQVRSEEIVTGGHMVLTFVGRSITDPYGGHFALLDLLSKSLIDLIHEGLIEQAKLDSFNLPFYTPYKDEVEKIVQMEGSFDVDTIKFFQVDWDERDNDDDVCFDAYSRGKHIARSMRAVLEQMLVSHFELGDSIVDYLFERCVYHLACHLLVQEGKFLNTVISLRKK